A stretch of Mycobacterium sp. ITM-2016-00316 DNA encodes these proteins:
- a CDS encoding helix-turn-helix domain-containing protein, with product MSETSRSREQILTELRSAYERGASIRSLVAETGRSYGSVHSMLRESGTRMRSRGGPNHRRAS from the coding sequence ATGAGTGAAACCAGTAGGTCCCGTGAGCAGATCCTGACCGAGCTGCGCAGCGCGTACGAGCGGGGGGCCAGCATCAGGTCGCTGGTGGCCGAGACCGGCCGCTCGTATGGGTCCGTGCACAGCATGTTGCGCGAGTCCGGAACCCGAATGCGCAGCCGTGGGGGACCGAACCACCGCCGCGCAAGTTAG
- the trxA gene encoding thioredoxin has protein sequence MTTQDITAAEFKAIVDENDIVLVDFWASWCGPCRAFAPTFGASADKHPDIVHAKVDTEAEPELAQAAEIQAIPTLMAFKKGHQVFRQSGALGAAQLEELIAKIKEFDIDAAVASQEN, from the coding sequence GTGACTACACAGGACATCACCGCAGCTGAGTTCAAGGCGATCGTCGACGAGAACGACATCGTCCTCGTCGACTTCTGGGCGTCGTGGTGCGGTCCATGTCGCGCGTTCGCCCCCACGTTCGGCGCGTCCGCGGACAAACATCCCGATATCGTGCACGCGAAGGTCGACACCGAGGCCGAACCCGAGCTGGCGCAGGCCGCCGAGATTCAGGCGATCCCGACCTTGATGGCCTTCAAGAAGGGCCACCAGGTGTTCCGGCAGTCCGGCGCACTGGGTGCCGCCCAGCTCGAGGAGCTCATCGCCAAGATCAAGGAATTCGACATCGACGCGGCCGTCGCGTCACAGGAGAACTGA
- the acnA gene encoding aconitate hydratase AcnA: MSSTDSVNSFGARDTLTVGDNSYEIYRLDAVPGTEKLPYSLKVLAENLLRTEDGANITKEHIEAIANWDPSADPSIEIQFTPARVVMQDFTGVPCVVDLATMREAVAALGGDPDKVNPLSPAELVIDHSVILDVFGNAGAFERNVELEYERNGERYQFLRWGQGAFDDFKVVPPGTGIVHQVNIEYLAPTVMVRNGKAYPDTCVGTDSHTTMVNGLGVLGWGVGGIEAEAAMLGQPVSMLIPRVVGFKLTGEIKPGVTATDVVLTATDMLRKHGVVGKFVEFYGKGVAEVPLANRATLGNMSPEFGSTAAIFPIDEETIKYLRLTGRTDEQLALVEAYAKEQGMWHNPDKEPVFSEYIELDLSTVVPSISGPKRPQDRIELTDAKNAFRKDIHNYVEENHPAPETKLDEAVDESFPASDSVSLSFAEDDAVDVTPSAANGAEGRPSKPVKVHSEERGDFVLDHGAVVVAGITSCTNTSNPTVMLGAALLAKKAVEKGLTSKPWVKTNMAPGSQVVTDYYNKAGLWPYLEKLGYYLGGYGCTTCIGNTGPLPDEISAAINENDLSVTAVLSGNRNFEGRISPDVKMNYLASPPLVIAYGIAGTMDFDFESDPLGTDHDGNDVFLKDIWPTAAEIQETIASSIDRKMFVDSYADVFKGDERWRSLPTPEGNTFEWDDNSTYVRKPPYFDGMPAEPQPVKDITGARVLALLGDSVTTDHISPAGAIKPGTPAAQYLDSHGVQRKDYNSLGSRRGNHEVMIRGTFANIRLKNQLLDDVSGGYTRDFTQDGGPQAFIYDASENYQAAGIPLVVLGGKEYGSGSSRDWAAKGTSLLGVRAVITESFERIHRSNLIGMGVIPLQFPAGESAASLKLDGTETYDIAGITELNEGKTPKTVKVTATKEDGSTVEFDAVVRIDTPGEADYYRNGGILQYVLRNMLKAN, encoded by the coding sequence GTGAGCAGCACAGATTCGGTCAATTCGTTTGGAGCCCGCGACACGCTGACTGTCGGGGACAACAGTTATGAGATCTACCGCCTCGACGCGGTACCCGGAACCGAGAAACTTCCCTACAGCCTCAAGGTGCTGGCCGAGAACCTGCTGCGCACCGAGGACGGCGCCAACATCACCAAGGAACACATCGAGGCCATCGCCAACTGGGATCCCTCGGCCGACCCGAGCATCGAGATCCAGTTCACCCCGGCCCGCGTGGTGATGCAGGACTTCACCGGGGTGCCCTGCGTCGTGGACCTGGCCACCATGCGCGAGGCCGTCGCCGCGCTCGGCGGCGACCCGGACAAGGTGAACCCGCTGTCCCCCGCCGAACTCGTGATCGACCACTCGGTCATCCTCGACGTGTTCGGTAATGCCGGCGCCTTCGAGCGCAACGTCGAACTCGAATACGAGCGCAACGGCGAGCGTTACCAGTTCCTGCGGTGGGGCCAGGGTGCCTTCGACGACTTCAAGGTGGTGCCGCCCGGCACCGGCATCGTGCACCAGGTCAACATCGAATACCTGGCGCCGACGGTCATGGTGCGTAACGGCAAGGCCTACCCGGACACCTGCGTCGGCACCGACAGCCACACCACCATGGTCAACGGCCTGGGCGTGCTGGGCTGGGGCGTCGGCGGCATCGAGGCCGAGGCCGCCATGCTCGGGCAGCCCGTCTCGATGCTCATCCCCCGCGTGGTCGGGTTCAAGCTGACCGGCGAGATCAAGCCCGGCGTGACCGCCACCGACGTGGTGCTGACCGCCACCGACATGCTGCGCAAGCACGGCGTCGTCGGCAAGTTCGTCGAGTTCTACGGCAAGGGCGTGGCCGAGGTGCCGCTGGCCAACCGCGCCACCCTCGGCAACATGAGCCCCGAATTCGGTTCCACCGCCGCGATTTTCCCGATCGACGAAGAGACCATCAAATACCTGCGCCTCACCGGGCGCACCGATGAGCAACTCGCCCTTGTCGAGGCCTATGCCAAGGAACAGGGCATGTGGCACAACCCGGACAAAGAGCCCGTCTTCTCCGAGTACATCGAGCTGGACCTGTCCACCGTGGTGCCGTCGATCTCGGGCCCCAAGCGTCCGCAGGACCGCATCGAACTCACCGATGCCAAGAACGCGTTCCGCAAGGACATCCACAACTACGTCGAGGAAAACCACCCGGCGCCGGAGACCAAGCTGGACGAGGCTGTCGACGAGTCCTTCCCGGCAAGTGATTCCGTCTCGCTGTCCTTCGCTGAGGACGATGCGGTCGACGTGACGCCCAGCGCGGCCAACGGCGCCGAGGGCAGGCCCTCCAAGCCGGTCAAGGTGCACTCTGAGGAACGCGGCGACTTCGTGCTCGACCACGGTGCCGTCGTCGTCGCGGGCATCACCTCATGCACCAACACCTCCAATCCCACCGTCATGCTCGGCGCCGCGCTGCTGGCCAAGAAGGCCGTCGAGAAGGGCCTGACCTCCAAGCCCTGGGTCAAGACCAATATGGCTCCTGGCTCGCAGGTCGTCACCGACTACTACAACAAGGCCGGCCTGTGGCCCTACCTGGAGAAGCTGGGCTACTACCTGGGCGGCTACGGATGCACCACCTGCATCGGCAACACCGGCCCGCTGCCCGACGAGATCTCGGCGGCCATCAACGAGAACGACCTGTCGGTGACCGCGGTGCTCTCGGGCAACCGCAACTTCGAGGGCCGCATCTCCCCCGACGTCAAGATGAACTACCTCGCCTCACCGCCGCTGGTGATCGCCTACGGCATCGCAGGCACCATGGACTTCGACTTCGAGTCCGACCCGCTGGGCACCGATCACGACGGCAATGACGTGTTCCTCAAGGACATCTGGCCGACCGCCGCGGAGATCCAGGAGACCATCGCGTCCTCGATCGACCGGAAGATGTTCGTGGACTCCTACGCCGATGTGTTCAAGGGTGACGAGCGCTGGCGTTCGCTGCCGACACCGGAGGGCAACACCTTCGAGTGGGACGACAACTCCACCTATGTCCGCAAGCCTCCCTACTTCGACGGCATGCCCGCCGAACCGCAGCCAGTCAAGGACATCACCGGCGCCAGAGTCCTTGCCCTGCTTGGCGATTCGGTGACCACCGACCACATCAGCCCGGCCGGCGCCATCAAACCGGGCACCCCGGCCGCGCAGTACCTGGACTCCCACGGCGTGCAGCGCAAGGATTACAACTCGCTGGGTTCGCGGCGCGGCAACCACGAGGTGATGATCCGCGGCACCTTCGCCAACATCCGGTTGAAGAATCAGCTGCTCGATGACGTCTCCGGTGGGTACACCCGCGACTTCACCCAGGATGGCGGCCCGCAGGCGTTCATCTACGACGCGTCGGAGAACTACCAGGCCGCGGGTATCCCACTGGTCGTGCTGGGCGGCAAGGAGTATGGCTCCGGGTCCTCGCGGGACTGGGCCGCCAAGGGCACCAGCCTGCTGGGTGTGCGTGCGGTGATCACCGAGTCGTTCGAGCGCATCCACCGGTCGAACCTGATCGGCATGGGCGTCATCCCGCTGCAGTTCCCCGCCGGCGAGTCGGCGGCATCGCTGAAGCTCGACGGCACCGAGACCTACGACATCGCGGGCATCACCGAGCTCAACGAGGGCAAGACACCCAAGACGGTCAAGGTGACGGCCACCAAGGAGGATGGCAGCACGGTGGAATTCGACGCGGTCGTCCGTATCGACACCCCCGGCGAGGCCGACTACTACCGCAACGGCGGCATCCTGCAGTACGTGCTGCGCAACATGCTCAAGGCGAACTAG
- the sufC gene encoding Fe-S cluster assembly ATPase SufC: MTTLEVKDLHVSVANPEGGDDTPILKGVNLTVKSGETHAVMGPNGSGKSTLSYAIAGHPKYKVTSGSITIDGADVLEMSVDERARAGLFLAMQYPVEVPGVSMSNFLRTAATAVRGEAPKLRHWVKEVKGAMTDLDIDPTFSERSVNEGFSGGEKKRHEILQLSLLKPKIAILDETDSGLDVDALRIVSEGVNRYAEAENGGLLLITHYTRILRYIRPQFVHVFFDGRIIESGGPELADQLEENGYERFTQAAST, from the coding sequence ATGACCACGCTCGAAGTCAAAGACCTGCACGTCTCCGTCGCCAATCCTGAAGGTGGCGACGACACTCCCATCCTCAAGGGCGTCAACCTGACCGTGAAGTCGGGGGAGACCCACGCGGTGATGGGTCCCAACGGATCCGGCAAGTCCACCCTGTCCTATGCCATTGCCGGCCATCCCAAGTACAAGGTCACCTCCGGCTCGATCACCATCGACGGTGCCGACGTGCTCGAGATGAGCGTCGACGAACGCGCCCGTGCCGGCCTGTTCCTGGCCATGCAGTACCCGGTCGAGGTCCCCGGTGTGTCCATGTCGAACTTCCTGCGGACCGCGGCCACCGCGGTACGCGGCGAGGCCCCGAAGCTGCGGCACTGGGTCAAAGAGGTCAAGGGCGCGATGACCGACCTGGACATCGATCCGACGTTCAGCGAGCGCAGCGTCAACGAGGGCTTCTCCGGTGGTGAGAAGAAGCGCCACGAGATCCTGCAGCTGTCGCTCCTCAAGCCGAAGATCGCCATCCTGGACGAAACCGACTCCGGTCTCGACGTCGATGCGCTGCGCATCGTGAGCGAGGGCGTGAACCGCTACGCCGAGGCCGAGAACGGTGGCCTGCTGCTGATCACGCACTACACCCGGATCCTGCGCTACATCCGGCCGCAGTTCGTGCACGTGTTCTTCGACGGCCGGATCATCGAGTCCGGCGGTCCCGAGCTCGCCGATCAGCTCGAAGAGAACGGCTACGAGCGATTCACTCAGGCAGCATCAACCTAG
- a CDS encoding metal-sulfur cluster assembly factor, which translates to MSDTVNTDPVNEELLADLEEAMRDVVDPELGINVVDLGLVYGLNLEEGEAGTVALIDMTLTSAACPLTDVIEDQTRTALIGAGLVNEIKLNWVWNPPWGPDKITDDGREQLRALGFTV; encoded by the coding sequence ATGAGCGACACCGTCAATACCGACCCCGTGAACGAGGAACTGCTCGCCGACCTCGAGGAGGCCATGCGTGACGTGGTGGACCCCGAACTCGGCATCAACGTCGTCGACCTCGGCCTGGTGTACGGCCTGAACCTGGAAGAGGGTGAGGCGGGCACCGTCGCGCTCATCGACATGACGCTCACCTCGGCGGCCTGTCCGCTCACCGATGTGATCGAGGACCAGACCCGCACCGCGCTGATCGGCGCCGGGCTGGTCAACGAGATCAAGCTGAACTGGGTGTGGAACCCGCCGTGGGGTCCGGACAAGATCACCGACGACGGTCGCGAGCAGTTGCGCGCGCTCGGCTTCACCGTCTGA
- a CDS encoding cysteine desulfurase, producing MTTTSVDRALDLEGIARIRADFPILNRVMRGGCQLAYLDSGATSQKPLAVLDAERAFLTTSNGAVHRGAHQLMEESTDAYEQGRADIAAFVGADVDELVFTKNATEAINLVAYALGDNRFEGAVGPGDVIVTTELEHHANLVPWQELARRTGATLQWYGVTDDGRIDLDSLQLDERVKIVAFTHHSNVTGALAPVGELVARAKAVGALTLLDACQSVPHQPVDFHALGVDFAAFSGHKMLGPTGIGALYGRRELLNALPPFITGGSMIETVTMEATTFAPAPQRFEAGTPMTSQVVGLAAAARYLDEIGMPAVQAHEQTLVAAALAGLAEVPQVRIIGPQTTQRRASPVSFVLDGVHAHDVGQVLDDEGVAVRVGHHCAAPLHRRFGISATARASFAVYNTLDEVDRLVAGVKRAVEFFA from the coding sequence ATGACAACGACATCCGTCGACCGCGCACTGGATCTGGAGGGGATCGCCCGCATCCGGGCTGATTTCCCCATCCTGAACCGGGTGATGCGGGGCGGGTGTCAGTTGGCATATCTGGATTCCGGGGCGACATCGCAGAAACCGCTGGCGGTGCTGGACGCCGAGCGGGCGTTCCTGACCACCTCCAACGGCGCGGTGCACCGCGGTGCACACCAGTTGATGGAGGAATCCACCGACGCCTATGAGCAGGGCCGCGCGGATATCGCGGCCTTCGTCGGCGCGGACGTCGACGAGCTGGTGTTCACCAAGAACGCGACCGAGGCGATCAACCTGGTGGCCTATGCGTTGGGGGACAACCGCTTCGAGGGCGCGGTCGGCCCCGGCGACGTCATCGTCACCACCGAACTGGAGCACCACGCCAACCTGGTGCCGTGGCAGGAGCTGGCGCGGCGCACCGGCGCCACCCTGCAGTGGTACGGGGTCACCGATGACGGTCGCATCGACCTGGACTCGCTGCAGCTCGACGAGCGGGTCAAGATCGTCGCCTTCACCCACCATTCCAATGTCACCGGCGCGCTGGCGCCGGTGGGCGAACTGGTGGCCCGGGCCAAGGCGGTCGGCGCGCTCACCCTGCTGGACGCCTGCCAGTCGGTGCCGCACCAGCCGGTCGACTTCCACGCGCTCGGTGTCGATTTCGCGGCGTTCTCCGGGCACAAGATGCTCGGTCCGACCGGGATCGGAGCGCTCTACGGCCGCCGCGAGCTGCTGAACGCGCTGCCCCCGTTCATCACGGGTGGCTCGATGATCGAGACCGTCACCATGGAGGCCACCACCTTCGCGCCCGCACCGCAACGGTTCGAGGCGGGCACTCCGATGACCTCCCAGGTGGTCGGACTGGCCGCCGCCGCACGGTATCTGGATGAGATCGGTATGCCCGCCGTGCAGGCCCACGAGCAGACCCTGGTGGCCGCCGCGCTGGCAGGGCTTGCCGAGGTGCCCCAGGTGCGGATCATCGGTCCGCAGACCACGCAGCGGCGGGCCTCCCCGGTGAGTTTCGTGCTCGACGGTGTGCACGCCCACGATGTCGGTCAGGTGCTCGATGACGAGGGTGTGGCGGTGCGGGTCGGCCATCACTGCGCGGCCCCGCTGCACCGCAGGTTCGGCATCAGCGCCACCGCGCGCGCCTCGTTCGCGGTGTACAACACGCTCGACGAGGTGGACCGGCTGGTCGCGGGCGTCAAGCGGGCGGTGGAGTTCTTCGCGTGA
- a CDS encoding ABC-F family ATP-binding cassette domain-containing protein, translated as MITATDLEVRAGARTLLSIEGSALRIQPGDRIGLVGRNGAGKTTTMRILAGEGEPYAGSVESTGDIGYLPQDPREGDLDVLARDRVLSARGLDTLLSDLEKQQTLMAEVADDAARDKAVRRYGELEERFSALGGYAAESEAGRICASLGLPDRVLTQPLRTLSGGQRRRVELSRILFAASDTGSGSATTLLLDEPTNHLDADSIGWLRSFLQNHTGGLVVISHDVELLADVVNRVWFLDAVRGEADVYNMGWQKYLDARSTDEQRRRRERANAEKKASALRTQAAKMGAKATKAVAAQNMLRRAERMIAELDAERVADKVARIKFPTPAPCGKTPLVAKGLTKTYGSLEIFTGVDLAIDRGSRVVVLGLNGAGKTTLLRLLAGTESADAGALEPGHGLKIGYFAQEHDTLENDATVWENIRHAAPDTGEQDLRGLLGAFMFTGPQLDQPAGTLSGGEKTRLALAGLVASTANVLLLDEPTNNLDPASREQVLDALRSYQGAVVLVTHDPGAAEALDPQRVVLLPDGTEDFWSTEYRDLIELA; from the coding sequence GTGATCACCGCAACGGACCTGGAGGTCCGCGCCGGGGCGCGCACACTGCTGTCCATCGAGGGCTCCGCGCTGCGGATCCAGCCCGGCGACCGGATCGGCCTGGTCGGCCGCAACGGCGCAGGCAAGACCACCACCATGCGCATCCTTGCCGGCGAGGGCGAGCCCTACGCCGGCTCGGTGGAATCCACCGGTGACATCGGCTACCTGCCGCAGGATCCGCGCGAGGGCGATCTCGATGTGCTGGCCCGCGACCGGGTGCTTTCCGCCCGGGGTCTGGACACCCTGCTGTCGGATCTGGAGAAACAACAGACCCTGATGGCCGAGGTCGCCGACGACGCCGCCCGGGACAAGGCGGTGCGCCGTTACGGCGAGCTGGAGGAACGGTTCTCCGCCCTCGGCGGGTACGCCGCCGAGAGCGAGGCCGGCCGGATCTGCGCCAGCCTCGGGTTGCCCGACCGGGTGCTGACCCAGCCGCTGCGCACCCTGTCCGGTGGTCAGCGCCGCCGGGTGGAGCTGTCGCGCATCCTGTTCGCCGCCAGCGACACCGGATCCGGCTCGGCCACCACCCTGCTGCTCGACGAACCGACCAACCACCTCGACGCCGACTCGATCGGGTGGTTGCGCTCCTTCCTGCAGAACCACACCGGTGGGCTGGTGGTGATCAGCCACGATGTCGAGTTGCTCGCCGATGTGGTGAACCGGGTCTGGTTCCTGGACGCGGTGCGCGGTGAGGCCGACGTCTACAACATGGGCTGGCAGAAGTATCTCGATGCCCGCTCCACCGATGAGCAACGCCGCCGCCGGGAACGCGCCAACGCCGAGAAGAAGGCGTCCGCACTGCGTACGCAGGCCGCCAAGATGGGCGCCAAGGCCACCAAAGCCGTTGCCGCTCAGAACATGTTGCGCCGTGCCGAGCGGATGATCGCCGAACTCGACGCGGAGCGGGTGGCCGACAAGGTGGCCCGGATCAAGTTTCCCACCCCCGCGCCGTGCGGCAAGACTCCGCTGGTGGCCAAGGGGCTGACGAAAACCTACGGTTCGCTGGAAATCTTCACCGGCGTCGACCTGGCGATCGACCGCGGCTCCCGGGTCGTCGTGCTCGGCCTCAACGGCGCCGGAAAGACCACGCTGCTGCGATTGCTTGCCGGGACCGAATCCGCGGACGCCGGGGCGCTGGAGCCGGGGCACGGGCTCAAGATCGGGTACTTCGCCCAGGAACACGACACCTTGGAGAACGACGCCACCGTCTGGGAGAACATCCGGCACGCGGCGCCCGACACAGGGGAGCAGGATCTGCGAGGTCTGTTGGGCGCGTTCATGTTCACCGGTCCGCAACTCGACCAGCCGGCGGGCACGTTGTCCGGTGGTGAGAAAACCCGGCTGGCACTGGCGGGATTGGTGGCGTCGACTGCCAACGTGTTGCTGCTCGACGAGCCCACCAACAACCTCGATCCGGCCTCGCGTGAGCAGGTCCTCGACGCGCTGCGCAGCTACCAGGGCGCAGTGGTGCTGGTGACCCACGACCCGGGAGCAGCCGAGGCGCTGGATCCCCAGCGTGTGGTGTTGCTGCCGGATGGCACCGAGGACTTCTGGTCCACCGAGTACCGGGACCTCATCGAGCTGGCATAG
- the sufU gene encoding Fe-S cluster assembly sulfur transfer protein SufU: MRMEQMYQEVILDHYKHPHHRGLREPFGAEVHHVNPTCGDEVTLRVALSADGETVEDISYDGQGCSISQAATSVLTDQVIGQSVGDALKTVAAFTEMISSRGNVEGDEDVIGDGIAFAGVAKYPARVKCALLGWTAFKAALSEASHDVEDKR; encoded by the coding sequence ATGAGAATGGAACAGATGTACCAGGAAGTGATCCTGGACCATTACAAACACCCGCATCACCGCGGACTGCGCGAGCCGTTCGGCGCCGAGGTGCATCACGTCAATCCCACCTGCGGTGACGAGGTGACCCTGCGGGTGGCGCTGTCCGCCGACGGCGAGACGGTCGAGGACATCTCCTATGACGGCCAGGGCTGTTCGATCAGCCAGGCCGCGACCTCGGTGCTCACCGATCAGGTGATCGGGCAGAGCGTCGGCGATGCCCTCAAGACGGTGGCCGCGTTCACCGAGATGATCTCCTCGCGTGGGAACGTTGAGGGGGATGAGGATGTGATCGGCGACGGAATCGCCTTCGCCGGTGTGGCGAAGTATCCCGCGCGGGTGAAATGTGCCCTGCTCGGCTGGACGGCCTTCAAGGCTGCTCTGTCCGAGGCCAGCCATGATGTGGAGGACAAACGATGA
- a CDS encoding enoyl-CoA hydratase, with the protein MLGVAEHSEFVLVDRPEPGVALVTLNRPERMNSMAFDVMVPLRAVIGDLHHDNGVRVVVLTGAGRGFSSGADHKSAGSVPHVEGLTRPSFALRSMEVLDDVILGLRKLHQPVIAAVNGAAIGGGLCLALACDIRVAAAGAYFRAAGINNGLTASELGLSYLLPRAIGASRAFEIMLTGRDVDAAEAERIGLVSAVTAQDDLLSHCLEMARGIAAFSRPGTELTKRTLWSGLDAGSLEGHMQAEGLGQLYVRLLTANFEEAVAARKDKRSPVFSDDRGTDDT; encoded by the coding sequence GTGCTCGGCGTGGCTGAGCACAGCGAGTTCGTCCTCGTCGACCGTCCCGAGCCCGGCGTGGCGTTGGTCACCCTGAACCGGCCCGAGCGGATGAACTCGATGGCCTTCGACGTCATGGTGCCGCTGCGCGCGGTGATCGGTGATCTGCATCATGACAACGGGGTGCGGGTCGTCGTGTTGACCGGCGCCGGCCGCGGGTTCTCCTCGGGTGCCGACCACAAGTCGGCGGGTTCGGTACCGCACGTCGAGGGCCTGACCCGGCCGTCGTTCGCGTTGCGCTCCATGGAGGTGCTCGATGACGTCATCCTGGGGCTGCGCAAGCTGCACCAGCCGGTGATCGCCGCCGTTAATGGTGCCGCCATCGGCGGCGGTCTGTGTCTGGCCTTGGCCTGCGATATCCGTGTCGCCGCAGCTGGGGCGTATTTTCGCGCGGCCGGCATCAACAACGGGCTGACCGCCAGCGAGCTCGGTCTGTCCTATCTGCTGCCCCGCGCCATCGGCGCGTCACGCGCCTTCGAGATCATGCTCACCGGCCGCGATGTCGACGCCGCTGAGGCCGAGCGGATCGGGCTGGTCTCCGCCGTCACCGCTCAGGACGACCTGCTGTCGCATTGCCTGGAGATGGCGCGGGGGATCGCGGCGTTCTCCCGGCCGGGAACCGAATTGACCAAGCGCACACTGTGGAGTGGACTGGACGCCGGTAGCCTGGAAGGCCATATGCAGGCCGAGGGTCTCGGTCAGCTCTATGTGCGTCTACTCACCGCCAACTTTGAAGAAGCGGTCGCTGCGCGCAAAGATAAGCGGTCGCCGGTGTTTTCTGATGACCGGGGTACCGACGACACGTAG
- a CDS encoding DUF6676 family protein — translation MTGPHVLPHLPGYIPPDVDMNLVKEQTGEGGVSAPAGTDITALQQVVAEANQDGIDLKIVVIANNPPIDTPLRDIATEVGAAHPGSTVLAISPSYAGTFSPVYDRVTLEAGQDLAKTGDPVQSSKNFVAELQTPDFPWMPFTIVLVLGVAVAAVFTRMLQVRAKRGVADEAPTSTAD, via the coding sequence GTGACCGGACCGCACGTACTCCCGCACCTGCCGGGCTACATTCCGCCCGACGTGGACATGAACCTGGTCAAGGAGCAGACCGGCGAGGGTGGCGTGAGCGCCCCCGCGGGCACCGACATCACCGCATTGCAACAGGTCGTGGCCGAGGCCAACCAGGACGGTATCGACCTCAAGATCGTCGTCATCGCCAACAACCCGCCCATCGACACCCCGTTGCGCGATATCGCCACCGAGGTGGGTGCGGCCCATCCGGGTTCGACGGTGCTGGCCATCAGTCCGTCCTATGCCGGAACGTTCAGTCCGGTATATGACCGTGTCACTCTGGAAGCCGGTCAGGATCTGGCGAAAACAGGCGATCCGGTGCAATCTTCGAAGAATTTCGTTGCCGAGTTGCAGACCCCCGACTTTCCCTGGATGCCGTTTACCATCGTGCTTGTTCTCGGCGTTGCGGTCGCTGCGGTATTCACTCGTATGCTGCAGGTTCGCGCGAAGCGCGGCGTTGCTGACGAGGCCCCCACGTCGACTGCCGACTAA
- a CDS encoding TetR/AcrR family transcriptional regulator, with amino-acid sequence MPRVTDDHLAARRRQILDGARRCFAEYGYEKATVRRLEHTIGLSRGAIFHHFRDKDTLFFELAREDAERMADVAAREGLIQVMRDLLAAPDQFDWLVTRLEIARKLRNDPAFHQGWAERSAELSAATTERLRKQKQAGRLRDDVPGAVLQTYLDLVLDGLVARLASGEDTENLSAVLDLVEDSVRQPAGG; translated from the coding sequence GTGCCACGGGTAACCGACGACCATCTGGCCGCACGGCGCCGCCAGATCCTCGACGGCGCCCGCCGCTGCTTCGCCGAGTACGGATACGAGAAGGCGACCGTGCGACGGCTCGAACACACCATCGGGCTGTCGCGCGGCGCCATCTTCCACCACTTCCGCGACAAGGACACGCTGTTCTTCGAGTTGGCGCGCGAAGACGCCGAGCGGATGGCCGATGTGGCCGCCCGCGAAGGATTGATCCAGGTGATGCGCGATCTTCTTGCCGCACCCGATCAATTCGACTGGTTGGTCACCCGGCTGGAGATCGCCCGCAAGCTCCGTAATGACCCTGCGTTCCATCAGGGTTGGGCCGAGCGGTCGGCCGAGTTGTCGGCGGCGACCACCGAACGTCTGCGCAAGCAGAAACAGGCCGGACGCCTGCGCGATGACGTGCCGGGCGCGGTGCTGCAGACCTATCTGGATCTGGTGCTCGATGGTCTGGTGGCACGCCTTGCCTCCGGCGAGGATACCGAAAACCTCAGCGCGGTCTTGGACCTCGTCGAGGATTCGGTGCGCCAGCCCGCCGGCGGCTAA